The DNA segment GTTGGGCATTCTAGCGAGGTTCTTTGGAGGATTCGGTGCTGCGCAGAAGCTTGTCCTGCTTTTGCCGCCGAATCTTCTCTCGTAGTAGTCGTGTCCGGATGACAACCGTCGACACGGGTCCTTCCGGATCTTGCCGTGCCCGCGTGTCCTGCAACTGGAGTGAAGCTGCCATGTCGATGTCATCTGGTATGTGGATGTAGCGTACTTGGCGTCCTTGTACAAAGAAGCTTGCGTAGTTCTCCTCGCCATTGGGGCCGACCACA comes from the Rhipicephalus sanguineus isolate Rsan-2018 chromosome 6, BIME_Rsan_1.4, whole genome shotgun sequence genome and includes:
- the LOC119397105 gene encoding U7 snRNA-associated Sm-like protein LSm10 → MATPRERALVAKSLVLMLQTLRGRQTTIELRNELSVWGTVESVDAFMNVDVSNATVVGPNGEENYASFFVQGRQVRYIHIPDDIDMAASLQLQDTRARQDPEGPVSTVVIRTRLLREKIRRQKQDKLLRSTESSKEPR